One Coffea arabica cultivar ET-39 chromosome 5e, Coffea Arabica ET-39 HiFi, whole genome shotgun sequence DNA segment encodes these proteins:
- the LOC140003996 gene encoding zinc finger BED domain-containing protein RICESLEEPER 1-like, with amino-acid sequence MEIPVETPAKKTKRLTSVVWNHFERVRKGEICYAVCVHCKKKLSGSSNSGTTHLRNHLLRCLKRSNYDVSQILAAKRKRKDTAVSLTNFTYDEVPRKDEIITPIAYRIDPEPRKEEPSQAVSLASAKFDQERSRLDLARMIMLHGYPLAMVEHVGFKIFAKNLQPLFDVASNSATELDCMTIYGKEKQKVYELVHNLHSRISLAIDMWFSSENARYMSLTAYYVDGDWKLQKKILNFITLDPSHTDDILSEVVIKCLTEWAVERKLFSMTFDDCFAYDDMVFRIKDWLSQNKPLLKNGELFDVRCAAQVLKSIVQDVMEALRDVTDKIRESIRHVRSSQATLGKFNEFSQQIGISTDRHLVVDCPMQWNSTYLMLEAAVEYKGAFSLLQENDPSYMAALSETEWEWASAVTGYMKLFLEVTNVFVGCKYPTANMYFPELCDIHIQLIEWCKSPDDFLSSIAAKMKSKFDKYWKKCSLAVAIAAILDPRFKMKLVEYYYPQIYGSDAVGHIKEVSNGIRGLFSEYAVSSSLLDQDSALPDGSLPSTINGTRDRLRGFDKFLHETSISQSMISDLDKYLEEPVFPRNNDFNILNWWKVHTPRYPILSMMARDVLGLPVATLGRDLVFSNRGRVLDHHRSSLNPDTREALVCGQDWLRVESEENQVSLSHPAVSLFIEAK; translated from the exons ATGGAAATTCCCGTTGAGACTCCTGCTAAGAAGACGAAGAGGTTGACGTCTGTAGTGTGGAATCATTTTGAAAGAGTTAGGAAGGGAGAAATATGTTATGCTGTTTGTGTACATTGTAAGAAGAAGCTTAGTGGATCGAGTAACAGCGGAACAACTCATTTGCGGAATCATTTGCTAAGGTGTTTGAAGAGATCCAACTATGATGTTTCTCAGATTCTAGCTGctaagagaaagagaaaggatACTGCTGTTAGCCTTACAAATTTCACATATGATGAAGTGCCAAGAAAAGATGAAATTATCACCCCCATTGCTTACAGAATTGATCCAGAACCTCGAAAAGAAGAACCTAGTCAGGCTGTCAGCCTGGCAAGTGCTAAATTTGATCAAGAGCGTAGTAGACTGGATCTTGCCCGTATGATAATGTTACATGGTTATCCACTAGCTATGGTGGAGCATGTTGGATTTAAAATATTTGCGAAGAATTTGCAACCCCTGTTTGATGTTGCGAGTAATAGTGCCACTGAACTTGATTGTATGACAATATACGGGAAGGAGAAACAGAAGGTTTATGAACTGGTACATAATCTGCATTCCAGGATCAGTCTTGCCATTGATATGTGGTTTTCATCAGAAAATGCAAGATATATGTCTTTGACAGCTTACTATGTTGATGGGGACTGGAAGCTACAGAAGAAGATACTGAACTTCATTACTTTGGATCCTTCTCATACAGATGACATCCTTTCTGAAGTTGTTATCAAATGTCTGACAGAATGGGCTGTTGAAAGGAAATTATTTTCCATGACATTTGATGATTGTTTTGCGTATGATGATATGGTCTTCAGGATTAAGGATTGGCTTTCTCAAAACAAACCTCTtctgaaaaatggtgaattgtTTGATGTACGCTGTGCAGCACAGGTTCTGAAATCTATCGTTCAAGATGTCATGGAAGCACTTCGAGATGTGACGGATAAAATCCGAGAAAGCATTAGGCATGTTAGAAGTTCACAAGCAACACTAGGAAAATTCAACGAGTTCTCTCAGCAGATTGGGATTAGCACAGACAGGCATCTAGTTGTTGATTGCCCAATGCAGTGGAACTCAACTTATTTGATGCTTGAAGCAGCAGTAGAATACAAGGGAGCATTCTCTCTCCTACAAGAGAACGACCCTTCCTATATGGCGGCTCTATCTGAAACAGAGTGGGAGTGGGCAAGTGCTGTTACTGGTTATATGAAACTTTTCCTTGAAGTTACCAATGTTTTTGTTGGGTGCAAATATCCTACTGCAAACATGTACTTTCCAGAGCTATGTGATATTCACATTCAATTGATAGAATGGTGCAAGAGTCCTGATGATTTTCTAAGTTCTATTGCAGCGAAGATGAAATCCAAGTTTGACAAGTACTGGAAGAAGTGCAGTTTGGCGGTGGCAATAGCTGCAATCCTAGATCCCAGATTCAAGATGAAGTTGGTGGAGTACTATTATCCTCAGATTTATGGTAGTGATGCTGTGGGTCACATCAAGGAGGTTTCTAATGGTATCCGGGGACTTTTCAGTGAGTATGCCGTAAGCTCGTCTTTGCTGGATCAAGATTCTGCTCTGCCTGATGGTAGCTTGCCTAGTACTATTAATGGAACTAGAGATCGACTGAGAGGATTTGACAAGTTCCTTCATGAAACTTCAATAAGTCAGAGCATGATATCCGACCTTGACAAGTATCTAGAGGAACCAGTCTTTCCACGTAACAATGATTTCAACATATTGAATTGGTGGAAGGTTCACACCCCAAGGTATCCCATCTTGTCCATGATGGCTCGTGATGTTCTGGGGCTACCTGTTGCCACGCTTGGACGAGATCTGGTATTTAGCAACAGAGGTAGAGTGCTTGATCATCATCGTAGTTCGCTCAATCCAGACACTCGAGAAGCTTTAGTATGTGGCCAAGATTGGTTGCGCGTGGAATCAGAAG AAAACCAAGTTTCCTTGAGCCATCCTGCTGTATCACTTTTCATCGAAGCAAAgtaa
- the LOC140006707 gene encoding NADH kinase-like isoform X1, translating to MARRRLLLLLKPLDVYPSHQSDKLSRFTSPKMTQVINYLDNRRTVHSNAINFCQNILKKKFVDWDTVYRSNLSQPIRDVDLVVTIGGDGTLLQASHFMDNSIPILGINSDPTKAEEVEEHSEDFDATRSTGHLCAATIKNFEQMLDDILENRAVPSEVARMSINVNSKQLSIFPLNDVLIAHPCPATVSRFSFRIWREGEQCSPLLNSRSSGLRVSTAAGSTAAMLSAGGFRMPILSRDLQYLVREPISPGANSSVHGVVKSNESMEIKWFSEEGLIYIDGSHVVFSVQFGDMIELSPKAPSLNVFLPSHFLS from the exons ATGGCGAGGAGGCGGTTATTGCTGCTTTTGAAGCCGTTAGATGTGTACCCTTCTCACCAATCAGACAAGCTCTCTCGCTTTACCAGCCCCAAA ATGACACAGGTCATAAATTATCTAGACAATAGGCGCACAGTTCACAGTAATGCGATAAACTTCTGTCAgaatattttgaagaaaaagttTGTTGATTGGGACACTGTTTATAGGAGCAATCTATCTCAGCCAATCCGTGATGTAGATCTGGTTGTCACTATAGGAGGTGATGGTACATTGTTGCAGGCAAGCCATTTCATGGATAATTCAATCCCAATTCTCGGCATAAATTCCGACCCCACTAAAGCTGAAGAG GTGGAAGAACACAGTGAAGATTTTGATGCTACAAGGAGCACAGGCCATCTATGTGCAGCaaccattaaaaattttgaacag ATGTTGGATGACATCCTTGAGAATCGGGCTGTACCTTCTGAAGTTGCAAGGATGTCCATAAATGTCAACTCTAAACAGCTTTCAATTTTTCCTCTTAATGACGTTTTAATTGCACATCCATGTCCTGCAACAGTCTCAAGATTCTCATTCAG AATCTGGAGAGAAGGGGAGCAATGTTCTCCTTTGCTGAACAGCCGATCAAGTGGTCTGAGAGTGTCAACAGCTGCTGGATCAACAGCTGCAATGCTTTCTGCTGGTGGATTTCGAATGCCCATTTTGTCTAGGGATCTCCAATACTTGGTGAGAGAGCCAATATCTCCTGGAGCCAACTCCAGTGTGCATGGAGTTGTAAAGTCCAATGAATCTATGGAAATCAAATGGTTTTCTGAAGAAGGGCTAATCTACATCGATGGTTCCCACGTTGTGTTTTCTGTTCAATTTGGGGACATGATTGAACTATCTCCCAAGGCTCCATCACTAAATGTCTTTTTGCCTTCGCACTTCCTATCATAA
- the LOC140006707 gene encoding NADH kinase-like isoform X3, with amino-acid sequence MCTLLTNQTSSLALPAPKSNLSQPIRDVDLVVTIGGDGTLLQASHFMDNSIPILGINSDPTKAEEVEEHSEDFDATRSTGHLCAATIKNFEQMLDDILENRAVPSEVARMSINVNSKQLSIFPLNDVLIAHPCPATVSRFSFRIWREGEQCSPLLNSRSSGLRVSTAAGSTAAMLSAGGFRMPILSRDLQYLVREPISPGANSSVHGVVKSNESMEIKWFSEEGLIYIDGSHVVFSVQFGDMIELSPKAPSLNVFLPSHFLS; translated from the exons ATGTGTACCCTTCTCACCAATCAGACAAGCTCTCTCGCTTTACCAGCCCCAAA GAGCAATCTATCTCAGCCAATCCGTGATGTAGATCTGGTTGTCACTATAGGAGGTGATGGTACATTGTTGCAGGCAAGCCATTTCATGGATAATTCAATCCCAATTCTCGGCATAAATTCCGACCCCACTAAAGCTGAAGAG GTGGAAGAACACAGTGAAGATTTTGATGCTACAAGGAGCACAGGCCATCTATGTGCAGCaaccattaaaaattttgaacag ATGTTGGATGACATCCTTGAGAATCGGGCTGTACCTTCTGAAGTTGCAAGGATGTCCATAAATGTCAACTCTAAACAGCTTTCAATTTTTCCTCTTAATGACGTTTTAATTGCACATCCATGTCCTGCAACAGTCTCAAGATTCTCATTCAG AATCTGGAGAGAAGGGGAGCAATGTTCTCCTTTGCTGAACAGCCGATCAAGTGGTCTGAGAGTGTCAACAGCTGCTGGATCAACAGCTGCAATGCTTTCTGCTGGTGGATTTCGAATGCCCATTTTGTCTAGGGATCTCCAATACTTGGTGAGAGAGCCAATATCTCCTGGAGCCAACTCCAGTGTGCATGGAGTTGTAAAGTCCAATGAATCTATGGAAATCAAATGGTTTTCTGAAGAAGGGCTAATCTACATCGATGGTTCCCACGTTGTGTTTTCTGTTCAATTTGGGGACATGATTGAACTATCTCCCAAGGCTCCATCACTAAATGTCTTTTTGCCTTCGCACTTCCTATCATAA
- the LOC140006707 gene encoding NADH kinase-like isoform X2, translated as MARRRLLLLLKPLDVYPSHQSDKLSRFTSPKVINYLDNRRTVHSNAINFCQNILKKKFVDWDTVYRSNLSQPIRDVDLVVTIGGDGTLLQASHFMDNSIPILGINSDPTKAEEVEEHSEDFDATRSTGHLCAATIKNFEQMLDDILENRAVPSEVARMSINVNSKQLSIFPLNDVLIAHPCPATVSRFSFRIWREGEQCSPLLNSRSSGLRVSTAAGSTAAMLSAGGFRMPILSRDLQYLVREPISPGANSSVHGVVKSNESMEIKWFSEEGLIYIDGSHVVFSVQFGDMIELSPKAPSLNVFLPSHFLS; from the exons ATGGCGAGGAGGCGGTTATTGCTGCTTTTGAAGCCGTTAGATGTGTACCCTTCTCACCAATCAGACAAGCTCTCTCGCTTTACCAGCCCCAAA GTCATAAATTATCTAGACAATAGGCGCACAGTTCACAGTAATGCGATAAACTTCTGTCAgaatattttgaagaaaaagttTGTTGATTGGGACACTGTTTATAGGAGCAATCTATCTCAGCCAATCCGTGATGTAGATCTGGTTGTCACTATAGGAGGTGATGGTACATTGTTGCAGGCAAGCCATTTCATGGATAATTCAATCCCAATTCTCGGCATAAATTCCGACCCCACTAAAGCTGAAGAG GTGGAAGAACACAGTGAAGATTTTGATGCTACAAGGAGCACAGGCCATCTATGTGCAGCaaccattaaaaattttgaacag ATGTTGGATGACATCCTTGAGAATCGGGCTGTACCTTCTGAAGTTGCAAGGATGTCCATAAATGTCAACTCTAAACAGCTTTCAATTTTTCCTCTTAATGACGTTTTAATTGCACATCCATGTCCTGCAACAGTCTCAAGATTCTCATTCAG AATCTGGAGAGAAGGGGAGCAATGTTCTCCTTTGCTGAACAGCCGATCAAGTGGTCTGAGAGTGTCAACAGCTGCTGGATCAACAGCTGCAATGCTTTCTGCTGGTGGATTTCGAATGCCCATTTTGTCTAGGGATCTCCAATACTTGGTGAGAGAGCCAATATCTCCTGGAGCCAACTCCAGTGTGCATGGAGTTGTAAAGTCCAATGAATCTATGGAAATCAAATGGTTTTCTGAAGAAGGGCTAATCTACATCGATGGTTCCCACGTTGTGTTTTCTGTTCAATTTGGGGACATGATTGAACTATCTCCCAAGGCTCCATCACTAAATGTCTTTTTGCCTTCGCACTTCCTATCATAA